Proteins from a genomic interval of Streptococcus sp. D7B5:
- a CDS encoding CPBP family intramembrane glutamic endopeptidase, producing MKKYQLLFKTSAILSYLFFVFGLSQLTLIVQNYWQFSSQIGNLFWIQNILSLLFIGVMIVVLVKTGHGYLFRIPRKKWLWYSILTVLVVVFQISFNVQTAKHVQSTAEGWAVLIGYSGTNFAELGIYIALFFLVPLMEELIYRGLLQHAFFKHSRFGLDLLLPSILFALPHFSSLPSLLDIFVFATVGIIFAGLTRYTKSIYPSYAVHVINNIVATLPFLLTFLHRVLG from the coding sequence ATGAAAAAGTATCAGCTTCTATTCAAAACAAGTGCAATTTTATCCTACCTATTTTTCGTATTTGGTCTTTCTCAGCTGACGCTTATCGTCCAAAACTATTGGCAATTTTCTTCTCAGATAGGCAATTTATTCTGGATTCAAAATATCTTGAGTTTACTTTTTATTGGAGTCATGATTGTGGTTCTTGTTAAGACAGGCCATGGTTATCTCTTTCGCATTCCAAGAAAAAAATGGCTTTGGTATTCGATTTTGACAGTATTAGTGGTAGTGTTCCAGATCTCTTTTAACGTTCAGACAGCTAAACATGTTCAGTCAACTGCGGAAGGTTGGGCTGTATTGATTGGTTATAGTGGGACTAACTTTGCAGAGCTAGGTATTTATATAGCCCTGTTCTTTCTGGTTCCACTGATGGAAGAGTTAATCTATAGAGGATTACTGCAACACGCTTTCTTTAAGCATTCGCGATTTGGTCTTGATTTGCTTCTTCCTTCTATTTTATTTGCTCTCCCTCATTTTTCAAGCCTGCCTAGTCTGTTAGATATCTTCGTCTTTGCAACAGTTGGAATCATCTTTGCTGGTTTGACCCGCTATACCAAGAGCATTTATCCATCCTATGCGGTGCATGTTATCAATAATATCGTAGCGACATTACCATTTTTGCTGACTTTTTTACATAGGGTCTTAGGGTGA